The Sebastes umbrosus isolate fSebUmb1 chromosome 23, fSebUmb1.pri, whole genome shotgun sequence genome contains a region encoding:
- the mtpn gene encoding myotrophin, translating to MGDGGDLIWALKTGDMDEVENKLKEAEDVNRTLEGGRKPLHYAADFGQREVLEYLISKGADVNAPDKHGCTPLISACFEGHLSCVKLLLEKGADKDRKGPEGIRAIEAAECEDIKALLK from the exons ATGGGAGATGGTGGAGATTTGATATGGGCGTTGAAGACCGGGGACATGGACGAGGTGGAGAACAAACTGAAAGAG GCCGAAGACGTAAACCGGACCCTCGAAGGTGGGAGGAAGCCTCTGCACTACGCTGCAGACTTCGGTCAGAGAGAAGTGTTGGAATACCTCATTTCTAAGGGGGCCGATGTAAAT GCTCCAGACAAGCACGGCTGCACTCCGCTGATCTCCGCCTGTTTCGAGGGTCACCTCTCCTGTGTCAAGCTCCTGCTAGAAAAG GGAGCTGACAAAGACCGAAAAGGCCCTGAAGGCATCCGTGCCATCGAAGCCGCCGAATGCGAAGATATAAAGGCTCTGCTCAAGTGA